In Clostridium butyricum, the genomic stretch TATTACTATTTGTTCTTTCTCCAGTCTAACTACAACCTTAAATACAGAGTTAATATCACTATATTTTTCTGCATTTTTAATTAAATTTTCGAAAACCCTCAGTATCTGAGCTGAATCAACATTACAAAAAAGTTCATCATATGGATTATCTAATACAACATCTATATTTTTATCACTGAAATTTATTATACTTTCACCTACAGCCTGACTTAATACCACTGAAATATTAATTCTATCTTTTTTTAGTATAAGTTCATTACTTGCTAATTTTGTATATTCAAATAATTCATTTACTAATTCCTTAAGCCTTAAACTTTTATTATATGCAATTTGTATATATTCATCTTTTTTTCTTTCGCTAATTTCTGTACTATTTAATAATTCTAAATATCCTATTATAGATGTTAATGGAGTTTTTAAATCATGGGAAATATTTGTTATAAGCTCATTTTTATTATTTTCAATCTTTTTTTCATTTGCTATCTTTTCACCTAATTCTAATGACATATCATTTATACTGCCACACAATTCAGCTAGTTCGTCTCCTCCTTTTACTTTAATGACTTTGCCAAAACCTTCATTTTTTATTATTTTAACTTCTTTTGTTAAATATTTAATATAATTTACTTTTATATTCACAAGTAATGCGAATGTTATTAAAAATGTAGAAATACCAATAAAAGCAACTATATAAAATATATTAATAGAAAAGAAGTAATTATTAATGATCTTATATTCAAAATTAGGATACAGTAAAAATATAATTCTACAAAATATAAAAGTACCTTGAATTGCTACTATAATAGACACTAAAATAACTAGTATTAAATATAGACCAATTTTATTTAAATTTATTTTTCCAAATATTTTTGTATTAAATATAATAACAGTAATTATAAAGACTACTAAAGCTAACATCTTTAAAGGATTATTAACACCTGTTACTAAATTAACGTTAAATATTTCACCACTCTGTTGCTTTGCAGCTAATATTGCATATCCTTCTGCTAAAACCATTTGTGCTAAAACAAAGCCTATAATAACACCAAAAATAAGATTGTACTTCTTTACTTTTATAAGTTTTATCATATCTTATAGCCTATCCCCCAAACAGTCTTAATATACTCTGGATTTTTAGAATCCTTTTCAATTTTTCTTCTAAGCTTTGTTATATGAACCATAATAGATGTATCAGAAACTGAATATTTTTCTTTCCATATAAATTCGTATAGCTCTTCAACTGTAAATACCTTATTTCTATTTTTGCACATAACTTCTAATATTTTATATTCAGTAGGAGTAAGCCTTACTTCATTTCCTTTCACTGTTACTTCATGCATTTCAGTATTGAGTACCAAATCTCCAACTCTTATAATTTTTTCATCACTATTTAAATTTAAAATAGTATATCTTCTAAGTTGTGCTTTAACTCTTGCTATTAACTCTAAAGAACTAAAAGGCTTTGAGATATAGTCATCTGCCCCCAGAGTAAGACCATTTATCATATCAATTTCCTGACTTTTAGCAGTTAAAAAAATTACAGGCATTTTATATTTTTTTCTTATTTCTATAATGGTTTCTATTCCATCTTTTTTGGGCATCATAATATCTAAAATTACTAATGAATACTTTTTTTCTTCAAGCTTAATCAGGGCTTCTACACCATCAGCTGCTTTATCAGTATAAAATCTATCAGCTTCTAAATATAAGCTGATAAGATCTCTTATTTCTTTATCATCATCAACTATTAAAATATTTTCACTCATTTTTAACTCCTTTACAGTCCAATACATATGCTGGTGGGAAATTTCTCATAATAAATTTAGTTCTAATTCCAGCGAAAAAATTTTCTATGAATTTCTTTTTAAATAATGAATATTGAAAAGTTATAAAACTCTACATTCAATTCAATTAGAATAACTTGTGTTTCTTCCTTTGCTCTTGCAAGTATCTTTTCTGTAAATACACCTGTTCCAGGACCATATTCTACTATACATCTTGCAGTACTAAAATCTATACTTTCCATCATCCCTTCGGCTAAATATTTACTACTAGGAGCAACTGCCCCAATTGTACTTGGATTTTTTATATATTCTAATAAAAACATAACTTCACCTCATCCATTTTTTATACATTATAAATGAAATATTTTAAGGTACACTACATAAAATTATTAATTTTTGTTAATATTTTTGCATATTATAAAAAGCAATATAATATATAAAAATTATAATCTCATATTACTTATTACTAGTGGACTTTGAATATGTTAATAAATAAAGCAGACAAATTCTATTGCCTGCTTTATTTATTAGTATATATTTAATACTTATTAAACATTTTCTTCAATATTTCCATAGTTTAAGAATGCATTAAGAAGTACAGCAACTATAGATGCTGAAACTATGCCGCTTCCAAAAATTTCTTTAAATATTGTTGGAGTATTGTCAAGTATATTAGGTACAACAGTAATTCCGAGACCTACTCCAATAGAACATGCAACAACTAACATATTAGAATTTTTATTAAAATCTACTTTTGAAAGCATTTGTATTCCTGCAACTGCAACCATTGCAAACATTATAGTTGTAGCACCACCTATAACTGGCTGAGGAATAATAGTAGCTAAAGCTGCAAATTTAGGAATTAAACCAAGCGAAACAAGAATTATACCTGATGCCACAACAACAAAACGACTTTTTACTTTACTTAATGCTAAAAGTCCTAAATTCTGATTAAATGTTGTGTATGGAAAGGAATTAAAAATACCTCCTAAAATAGTTGCAATCCCTTCCGCTCTAATACCACGAACAATGTCTTTTTGAGTAATTTCTTTTTCGCATACTCTACCAATTCCTAAAAAAGTTGCTGTAGATTCAATCATTACTACTAACATAACAAAAGTCATCATAAAAATTGAACCGAGATCAAATTTAGGAAAACCAAAGTTAAATGGGTGAATAAAGCTTATCCATTTAGCATTTTGTATTAATGAAAAATCTACCTTTCCCATAAATGCAGCTACTATTGTGCCTAAAACAATACCATTTAGAACTGAAATAGCTTGAAAGAATCCTTTCAAAAATTTATTTGATAATAATATTACAATCATTACAAATGCAGCTAATAAAAGATTTTCAATGCTACCAAAATCTTTAGCACCTGAACCCCCACCAATGCTTGTGACACCAACATTAACTAATGATAGACCAATCATTGTAACGACTGTACCAGTAACTACAGTCGGAAAAAATCTTAATATTTTCCCATATAAAGGTGCTATGATTAAAACAATAATAGCTGCTGCTATTATTGAACCATAAGCTGTCTGCATACCTAAATTTTTACCAATAATTATTAAAGGACCAACTGCTGCAAAAGTACATCCTAAAATTGCAGGTAACTTAATGCCAATATAAGGACCAATACCAAGTGCTTGTATTAAAGTGGCAAGACCGCATGTAAATAAATCTGCCGCAACTAAAAGTGCTAATTGCTCAGGTGTCAAACCTACGGCCCCTCCAATAACTAATGGTACAGCCACTGCACCAGCATACATTGCCAATACATGCTGCAGTCCTAGAACTGTTAATTGATTTAATGGAAGCATTTCATTTGCTTTATCTTGTTTGTTTAAGTTTTTAGTCAACATATTTTCCCTCCAAATAGATTTCTAAATAATTTAATAAAATACATTTTATATATATACTGAAACTTTCTGACATTATTTTATCATAATCGAGAAAATAAGTCGAATATTTTTTTGTTATTTATACAAATAATTCGTATAAATACAAATTATTTGTGTTTTATACATCTAATAGTTCGAAGCGTATTATCCTAAATCTTCTCTATCTTTGACTATTTTATTTTTTCAGGAAGAATTAATACTGATTTTATATTTCAAAATAGCATATTGAATTTGCAATTCTCATAATTTGAACTTATATAATAAAAAAATCATACTATTCATTTATATTTTGAATAGTATGATTCTCTACTAACATTGTATTTTTATTTTAACATTTGTTTTTATATAAATATATTAAGGCAAACGATTACCAGCTGCACGATAAATTTCGTACCATTGTGCTCTTGATAAATCTACATTACTTGCAGTGCACATATCT encodes the following:
- a CDS encoding sensor histidine kinase, with the translated sequence MIKLIKVKKYNLIFGVIIGFVLAQMVLAEGYAILAAKQQSGEIFNVNLVTGVNNPLKMLALVVFIITVIIFNTKIFGKINLNKIGLYLILVILVSIIVAIQGTFIFCRIIFLLYPNFEYKIINNYFFSINIFYIVAFIGISTFLITFALLVNIKVNYIKYLTKEVKIIKNEGFGKVIKVKGGDELAELCGSINDMSLELGEKIANEKKIENNKNELITNISHDLKTPLTSIIGYLELLNSTEISERKKDEYIQIAYNKSLRLKELVNELFEYTKLASNELILKKDRINISVVLSQAVGESIINFSDKNIDVVLDNPYDELFCNVDSAQILRVFENLIKNAEKYSDINSVFKVVVRLEKEQIVISFRNKCTEIKEEDLENIFEKFYRKNKSRSNEGSGLGLPIAKRIIELYGGNILAEKINEDIKFNIYLESIE
- a CDS encoding response regulator transcription factor gives rise to the protein MSENILIVDDDKEIRDLISLYLEADRFYTDKAADGVEALIKLEEKKYSLVILDIMMPKKDGIETIIEIRKKYKMPVIFLTAKSQEIDMINGLTLGADDYISKPFSSLELIARVKAQLRRYTILNLNSDEKIIRVGDLVLNTEMHEVTVKGNEVRLTPTEYKILEVMCKNRNKVFTVEELYEFIWKEKYSVSDTSIMVHITKLRRKIEKDSKNPEYIKTVWGIGYKI
- a CDS encoding nucleobase:cation symporter-2 family protein, with product MLTKNLNKQDKANEMLPLNQLTVLGLQHVLAMYAGAVAVPLVIGGAVGLTPEQLALLVAADLFTCGLATLIQALGIGPYIGIKLPAILGCTFAAVGPLIIIGKNLGMQTAYGSIIAAAIIVLIIAPLYGKILRFFPTVVTGTVVTMIGLSLVNVGVTSIGGGSGAKDFGSIENLLLAAFVMIVILLSNKFLKGFFQAISVLNGIVLGTIVAAFMGKVDFSLIQNAKWISFIHPFNFGFPKFDLGSIFMMTFVMLVVMIESTATFLGIGRVCEKEITQKDIVRGIRAEGIATILGGIFNSFPYTTFNQNLGLLALSKVKSRFVVVASGIILVSLGLIPKFAALATIIPQPVIGGATTIMFAMVAVAGIQMLSKVDFNKNSNMLVVACSIGVGLGITVVPNILDNTPTIFKEIFGSGIVSASIVAVLLNAFLNYGNIEENV